The following coding sequences lie in one Mycobacterium gordonae genomic window:
- a CDS encoding (2Z,6E)-farnesyl diphosphate synthase has product MEIIPPRIKEPLYRLYELRLRQGLAASRSELPRHIAVLCDGNRRWARSLGYDDVSVGYRMGAIKIAEMLRWCQEAGIEMATVYLLSTENLQRDPEELAALLEIITDVVEEICAPANRWSVRTVGDLELLGEVQARRLRGAVDSTPQNASFHVNVAVGYGGRQEIVDAVRALLGKRLADGATAEELIDAVTVEGISENLYTSGQPDPDLVIRTSGEQRLSGFLLWQSAYSEMWFTEAHWPAFRRVDFLRALRDYSMRNRRYGK; this is encoded by the coding sequence GTGGAGATCATCCCGCCGCGGATCAAGGAGCCGTTGTACCGGCTGTACGAGCTGCGACTGCGGCAGGGTTTGGCTGCCTCGCGATCGGAGTTGCCGCGCCACATCGCGGTGTTGTGCGACGGGAACCGGCGATGGGCGCGCAGCCTGGGGTATGACGACGTCAGCGTCGGCTACCGGATGGGCGCGATCAAGATCGCCGAGATGTTGCGGTGGTGCCAGGAAGCCGGGATCGAGATGGCCACCGTCTATCTGCTGTCCACCGAGAATCTGCAGCGCGACCCCGAAGAGCTCGCCGCTCTGCTCGAGATCATCACCGACGTCGTCGAAGAAATCTGCGCACCGGCCAACCGTTGGAGCGTGCGAACAGTGGGTGATCTGGAGTTGCTGGGCGAGGTGCAGGCCCGCCGGTTGCGCGGTGCGGTGGACTCCACGCCCCAGAATGCGTCGTTCCACGTCAACGTGGCAGTGGGCTACGGCGGCCGTCAAGAGATCGTCGATGCGGTGCGTGCGTTGTTGGGTAAGCGACTGGCCGACGGTGCCACCGCCGAGGAACTCATCGACGCGGTCACCGTCGAAGGGATCTCCGAAAATCTCTACACCTCGGGGCAGCCCGACCCGGACCTGGTGATCCGGACCTCAGGGGAGCAGCGGCTGTCCGGCTTTTTGCTGTGGCAGAGCGCCTATTCGGAAATGTGGTTCACCGAGGCGCACTGGCCGGCGTTCCGCCGCGTCGATTTCCTGCGTGCGCTGCGTGACTACAGCATGCGGAACCGTCGTTACGGCAAGTAG
- the trhA gene encoding PAQR family membrane homeostasis protein TrhA — MSSQSSTLTSAASDGPSPANAAHQLAEGVAKVLKKPRFRGWIHVYSAGAAVFAGASLVAVSWALDSTKAGLATMLYTFATIIMFTVSATYHRVNWKSSTARIWMKRADHSMIFIFIAGSYTPFALLALPGHDGHVVLAIVWGGAMAGVTLKMLWPTAPRWVGVPLYILLGWVAVWYTGSILHNAGVAAMVLLFVGGALYSIGGVLYALKWPDPWPSTFGYHEFFHACTAVAAICHYIAMWFVVF; from the coding sequence ATGAGCAGTCAAAGCAGCACGCTCACCAGCGCGGCTTCGGACGGTCCATCGCCGGCCAACGCCGCCCACCAGCTCGCCGAGGGCGTCGCCAAGGTCCTCAAAAAGCCGCGTTTCCGCGGCTGGATCCACGTGTACTCCGCGGGTGCCGCCGTTTTCGCCGGCGCCTCGCTGGTCGCGGTGTCCTGGGCGCTGGATTCCACCAAAGCCGGCCTGGCGACGATGCTGTACACGTTCGCCACGATCATCATGTTCACCGTCAGCGCTACCTATCACCGGGTGAACTGGAAATCGAGCACCGCCCGCATCTGGATGAAGCGGGCAGATCACTCGATGATCTTCATCTTCATCGCAGGCAGCTATACGCCATTCGCGCTGCTGGCCCTGCCCGGGCACGACGGGCACGTCGTGCTGGCGATCGTCTGGGGCGGGGCGATGGCGGGAGTCACGCTCAAGATGCTGTGGCCGACCGCGCCGCGCTGGGTGGGTGTGCCGCTGTACATCCTGCTGGGTTGGGTGGCGGTCTGGTACACCGGCTCGATCCTGCACAACGCTGGAGTGGCGGCGATGGTGTTGCTGTTTGTCGGCGGCGCGCTCTACAGCATCGGCGGAGTGCTCTACGCGCTGAAGTGGCCGGACCCGTGGCCGTCGACCTTCGGATACCACGAGTTCTTCCACGCCTGCACCGCCGTCGCGGCCATCTGCCACTACATCGCGATGTGGTTCGTCGTCTTCTGA
- a CDS encoding nuclear transport factor 2 family protein — translation MPNTADRTQAITATVNRYIDAVTSGTADDLAAFYADDATLEDPVGGEVHIGTHAIHGFYSAVTGVERQCELVTLRVSGNEAAFHFRLTITAGDSKMRIEPIETMVFDADGKVTAMKAYWSPADVTQL, via the coding sequence ATGCCGAACACCGCTGACAGGACGCAAGCGATCACCGCGACGGTCAACCGCTACATCGACGCGGTGACCAGCGGCACCGCCGACGACCTGGCGGCCTTTTACGCCGATGACGCCACCCTTGAGGACCCCGTCGGTGGCGAGGTGCACATCGGCACGCATGCCATTCACGGTTTCTACTCCGCCGTGACGGGCGTCGAGCGGCAGTGCGAATTGGTGACGCTGCGCGTATCGGGCAACGAGGCGGCGTTTCATTTCCGGCTGACGATCACCGCCGGCGACAGCAAGATGCGGATCGAACCGATCGAGACGATGGTCTTCGACGCGGACGGAAAGGTCACCGCGATGAAGGCCTACTGGTCACCGGCCGACGTGACGCAACTGTAG